Below is a genomic region from Pseudazoarcus pumilus.
CGCCTTCGCACCGAAATACATCGTGCCGCTGGCCTTCGACCTGGGCGGCGTGACCACGTCGGAAGTGACGGTGCCGCTGGTCACCGCGCTGGGCATTGGCCTGGCGACGAACATCGAGGGACGCAACGTGCTGATCGACGGTTTCGGCCTGATCGCGTTTGCGTCGATTTTTCCCATCGTGACCGTCATGCTCTACGCGATCATCGCCGAGCGGGTCATGCGTACTGAAGAAGGAGCGACATCGTGAAGTTTTCCGTACTCGTTGCGATCCTCGCTGACGATCTGGAGGACAAGGCCATCGACGTGGCCAAGGAATCCGGCGCGGGCGGCGTGACCATTCTCGATGCTCGCGGCATCGGGGCCAAAGAGAAGAAGACCTTCTTCGGGCTGACCTACGAGGGCAGCCAGTCGGTGCTCGTCTTCGTGCTGGAGAAGAAGCTCTCGCTGGCGGTGATGAAAAACCTCACGCGCGAGCTGGATCTGAAGAACGACAGCCGCGGCGTGGTGTTCACGATTCCGCTCGAGCACATCGCCGGCATCGACACGGGGCAGATCACGCTGTTCGAGCAGAAGATCAAGGACGACATCTGAGGCCCGCGCGGCCCACGGGAGAACGACATGCTGGTCAAGGACATCATGGTGCGCGAGGTCGCCACCGTGTCGCCGCTGGCGACGATACGCGAGGCGATGCAGGTCATGAAGGACAAGGGCGTCAAGTCGCTGGCGGTGGCCAAGCGCCATCCGCACGACGCCTTCGGCATCATCACCTACAACAACATCCTCAAGGCCATCGTCGCCGAGGAGGGCGACATCGACCTGCTCAACGTCTATGACGTGTGCGCCAAGCCCGCGCTGACCATCTCGCGCGAGCTCGAGATCAAGCACGCGGCGCGACTGATGGTCAATTTCGACATCCGCCGCGTGCTGGTCACGGCCGACAACGAACTGGTCGGCATCGTCACGATGAGCGATATCGTCGGCGCCATCGTAGAGATCGCCGATGAGATCGGCTGAAGTGCTGTAAGGTATGCGCGCATGCGCATATAAGCCTCCCCTGAAACAGCCCGGCTGTGGTTCAATGGCGCCCCATGCTCGCCGCCACTGACCTCGCCTGCCTCAAGGGCGACCGCCTGCTGTTTCGCGCACTCGGCCTCGTGCTCGACGCCGGGCGCATGCTGCGCGTGGCCGGCCCCAACGGCTACGGCAAGACCAGTCTGCTGCGCATCCTGTGCGGCCTGTCCCAG
It encodes:
- a CDS encoding P-II family nitrogen regulator, with amino-acid sequence MKFSVLVAILADDLEDKAIDVAKESGAGGVTILDARGIGAKEKKTFFGLTYEGSQSVLVFVLEKKLSLAVMKNLTRELDLKNDSRGVVFTIPLEHIAGIDTGQITLFEQKIKDDI
- a CDS encoding CBS domain-containing protein, giving the protein MLVKDIMVREVATVSPLATIREAMQVMKDKGVKSLAVAKRHPHDAFGIITYNNILKAIVAEEGDIDLLNVYDVCAKPALTISRELEIKHAARLMVNFDIRRVLVTADNELVGIVTMSDIVGAIVEIADEIG